The genome window TCGGTTTTGCACCGCAAACTGACGGGACTTATAAAACAATTCCGCAGCTTGGCAATGTGATTCTCGAAGATGATGTAAGTGTTGGGTCCAATTCCACAATCGATTGTGCGACAATGGGTTCTACAATTATTCGCAAAGGGGTTAAAATAGATAATCTCGTGCAAATCGCACATAATGTAGAGATTGGAAAAAATACCGTAATTGCAGCACAGTCCGGAATCTCAGGATCGACGACGGTAGGCGAACAGTGTGTTGTTGCCGGACAAGTTGGGATTGTGGGACACATTACGATTGCTAATAAAACCAAAATCGGCGCCCAGAGCGGATTAGGGAAATCCATCAAAAAGGAAGGACTTTCGCTATCAGGCTCGCCAGCAAGGGATTTGAACGAACATTTAAGATCCATGGCCCTCGTAAGAAGGCTCCCCGAAATAGAAGAAAGGCTGAAAGATCTGGAAAATAAACACGAAACATCCGATTTTCAGGGTCAATAATACAACGCGCCTTTAAGAAGAAAAGGAAATTTATAATGAACGAAAAACAACAAACCATTTCCAAGTCTGTATCCGTAACAGGAGTAGGTTTACATACAGGTGTGGTGGCTACAATGACATTTGTACCAGCCCCTGCCAACCACGGATACAAGTTTCAACGCATTGATTTACCCGACCAGCCAATCGTAGATGCCGACGTCGACAATGTTGTCGACCTGTCGCGCGGAACCACCATTGAACAAAACGGAGCACGGATCCATACGGTTGAGCATACATTAGCAGCATTGGTTGGTTTGCAAATTGACAATGTGCTCATCCAGCTCGACGGCCCCGAGCCGCCGATCATGGACGGAAGTTCCATCAAGTTTGTAGATGCTTTGCTCGATGCAGGCATTGAAGAACAAAATGCATACAGGAATTACTTCGAAGTTCCTGAATATGTGCATTATATGAATAAAGAAACTGACACGGAACTTGTGGCGCTGCCGCTGTCCGATTATCGTCTGACCGTCATGGTTGACTATAATTCCACGGTCATCAGCAGTCAGCACGCATCCCTGAACGATATTACATTATTTAAAGACGATATCGCAGAATGCCGCACATTTGTATTCTTACACGAACTTGAAGCGTTATACGGTCAAAACCTGATCAAAGGCGGCGACCTGACGAATGCGATTGTTATTGTGGATCGTGAAGTGCAGGATGGCGAGTTGGACCATCTTTCGCAGCTTTTGAGCAAGCCTAAGGTGAGTGTTAATAAGTCAAAAGGCATTCTCAACAACGTTGACCTGCATTATCCGAACGAAATGGCGCGGCACAAGCTGCTGGACCTGATCGGGGACCTTGCACTGGTAGGCCGTCCGATCAAGGCGCAGATTTTGGCTGCCCGTCCGGGACATGCGGCCAATGTGGCTTTGGCCAAAAAAATTAAGAAACTAATAAAATCCGGCAAAGGGGATATTCCTCAATACGACCCGAATAAAGCGCCGGTCTTTGATATTAACCAGATCGGTCAGCTGCTTGCGCACCGTTATCCGTTCCAGATGATCGATAAGATCATCGCGCTGGACGAAAACAGCGTGGTAGGCGTGAAAAATGTGACGATCAATGAGCAGTTTTTCTTAGGGCATTTCCCTGGAAACCCTGTTATGCCGGGCGTTTTACAATTGGAAGCGATGGCGCAGACGGGCGGTATCCTTGTTTTAACGAGCGTGCCGGATCCTGATAATTACTGGCCTTATCTGATCGGAATTGATGCTTGCCGCTTCCGCCGCAATGTGTTCCCCGGGGATACGGTGATATTTAAATGTGAATTCACTTCTCCGATGAAAAGAGGGATCGTGAAAATGAGTGGCCGGGGATACGTAGCCGGACAGTTGGTGTGTGAAGCGGATATGATAGCAAGCCTGGTAAAGAAAAAATGACTCAATCATTAGCATATATTCATCCTGACGCTAAGATCGCTCAGAATGTAGAAATTGAACCATTCGCAATGATACATTCCGATGTTGAAATTGGTGAGGGCTCATGGATAGGATCACACGCTGTTATTAATTCAGGCGCGAGAATAGGAAAAAACTGCCGGATCTTTCCGGGAGCTGTCATTGCATCGACGCCCCAGGATCTTAAATATAACAACGAATACACATTCACTATCATCGGAGATAACACCACCATCCGCGAGTATGCGACGATCAGCCGCGGAACCGAGGAACATTGGAAAACGGTGGTCGGCTCCGACTGCCTGATCATGGCTTACGCCCACGTGGCGCACGATTGCCGGGTTGGAAACAGCTGCATTATCGGCAACAATGTGCAAATGGCAGGTCACGTACATGTAGGCGACTGGGCGATTGTGAGTGCGTTAAGCGCTGTTCATCAGTTTGTTAAAATCGGTTCGCATGCTTTCGTTTCTGGGGCAACATTGGTCCGGAAGGATGTGCCGCCCTTTACAAAAGCGGCGCGTGAACCCATTTCCTATGCCGGGATCAATTCGGTAGGGCTGCGCAGACGTGGTTACAGCAACGAAAAGATTAACGAGATCCAGAACATTTACCGCTACATATACATGCGCGGCCTGAACAATGCGGAAGCTCTGCAAAAAATAGAACTGGAATTGCCGCCATCCAACGAGCGGGATGTGGTCATTAATTTCATCCGTAATTCGGAAAGAGGGATTATGAAAAGCCCTTTCCAGACAAACGGAACCACCGAAGCAGAAGCGCAGCCTTAGGGATTTTCCAATTGGATTTTGTTAAAATATATGAAGCCCGGGATTGTTTTCCCGGGCTTTTTTTACGCATGAAATCTAAAAGAATCTTGAAGCAAATTTCCGGCTTTCGCTGTTATTCAACCACTTCTAATGCATCCCCTTCCTTAACAAGCCCAAAATTACTTGCTACCATATTCTGTCCGAAAAGCACCTTGTTGTTGACCCTTCGGTAAGATGCCAGTGTTTTCAGGGGCTCTGCGCCTTTTTCGCCTGTTGCCGGGTCGACGGTTATCAGCACGCACCGGCCGCAAGGTTTTACAATTTCAAAATCCAGTTCTCCCACCCGGATACGCTTCCATTGATCTTCTTCGAAAGGCATTGTTTCAGCAATCACGAAATTTGGGCGAAAACGGACCATGGAAATCGGTTCTTCCAACCGGGAATTTAACTCGTCCAGTGAGGCCTGAGATATGACAAGGAATGGAAATCCATCCGCAAAGCTCACATTCTCTCCATTGCTGGCATATTTCGGATCCGCCTTTCGCTCTGTTGATTCCGGCATCATTACAAGCCTGACGCGCTTATCCAGTTGCGCCGAGAGCCAGGCATCCGCTTCATCAGAAACTGTTACCGCATTCACAATGTCGTCCCAGATCGTTACAGAGACCTTTTTCCCAGAACCAGGTTCGTAAGGAAGGATCACATTGTTTTTGGGATTGTTTCTCAAAAATATTTTAAGTCCACTTGATTCCAGCGCGACATCGATCAGGGCCATTTGACCAAAAACCCTTTGCGTGATAAACACATTGTTTTCGTCAATGATGAGCCAGCGACGATCGTACTGCAGGCCTCTTTCTTCGACATTAGCCTCGGTAAGGCGAATTCCACCCAACGACTTGACCGGATAGATCCAAATTTCTGATAAACGCATTGTTCAAAGGTGTTTTATTCATGACTTTTAAAATTCCATCCGGGCGAGCGGACTTACAGTTTGATCCGTAAAATCCCTGGCTTCAAACTTATAATGCGCTGCCATCGCAATCATGGCTGCATTATCTGTGCAGTATTCGAATGCCGGAATGTACACTTTCCATCCCAGTTTTTCCCCCAATTCAAGCAGTGATTTCCGTAATCCCGAGTTCGCAGAGACACCGCCGGCGATTGCAATTTCCTTAATGCCCGTTTCCCGCGACGCTTTTTTTAGTTTTTTCAACAAGATGTCCACCAATGTAAACTGAATGCTCGCACAGATATCATTGATATTTTCACCGATGAAACCAGGATTCTCACGCACCCGTTTTTGCAAAAAATACATAAACGAAGTCTTGATCCCACTGAAAGAAAAGTCCAGCCCGGGCATTTCAGGAAGCGGGAAAGGGTAAGCATTCGGGTTACCCAAAGCGGCATATTTATCGATCAACGGTCCGCCAGGATAGGGCAGATCGAGCAATTTGGCTGTTTTATCAAATGCTTCGCCCACAGCATCGTCTTTTGTCTCACCAATAATTTCCATTTCCAGTGGCCCGGTAACCTTCACAATCTGCGTATGCCCGCCGCTGACGGTGAGGCAGAGAAAAGGAAATGCAGGTTTGGGATCATCGATGAAATGCGCGAGCACGTGCGCTTGCATGTGATTGATCTCGATAAGCGGAATATTGAGCCCCAATGCCATGGATTTGGCAAATGAAGTCCCTACCAGCAAAGCACCTAATAACCCCGGTCCTTTGGTAAAAGCAATGGCATCCAGGTCTTTTTTTGCTACTTTTGCATCGTTCAGCGCGTTATCTACCACAGGCAGAATGTGTTGCTGGTGTGCCCGCGAAGCAAGTTCGGGAACCACGCCGCCATATTGTGTGTGAATCAGTTGCGTAGCAACAACATTGGAGCAGATTTTCCCGTTAGTGATTACGGCTGCGGAGGTTTCGTCACAAGACGATTCAATGGCGAGGATATTCATATTTGTTGAACTATAGTCGCAAAATTAAGCATAACAATAAGATAAGCGGTATCCCGCCGCGAAGCTATATATGTTAAAATTCCTGAAGGCGTTTGGTAATGGTCTGATCGTAGTGATCATCTTCGCGCTGCTGGCGCTGGGAATTGTGACCATTGCACTTCAGCTTCCTTCCGTCCAAACCTGGGCAGTTCAGCGTGTTACCAGTAATATTTCTGAGAAGCTGGGTTATCCCATTACCATTGAGAAAGTCAATATCAAGTGGTTCGACGTGGTTTCCCTCGAAGGTATTTCGGTGAAAGACACGAGCCAGAAGGATATGATCGACGTCGGCAGGATTGACGTTAATCTGGACCTTAATAACATTATTGAAAACGCTTCAAAAGAAATTTATCTCGATGAAGTGAATGTATATCAGCCCAATGTGCACCTGGCCATTATACCTTCCTCAGGCTCATTGAACATTGATGGCTTCATCGAACGGATCAACGAGCTCACCGCCCCGGCTGTTCCGCGCCCCAAAAACGCACCTGAAAACAACACGCCTTTTATTATTGGTAAATCAAAAGTCATCGACGGCACATTCCGCTATGATGATCCGCGTCAGCCCCGCGATAAAGGTGCCAGGACTTTTGACTATTCCCATTTCGAGTTGAATAAATTAAACGGGGACCTGAGAAATTTCCTGGTTCAGGGCGACACCATTTCTTTTCTGGCCCGAAACCTGGAAACAGTCGATAAGCAGACCGGCCTTAGGATGCATGATCTGGAAACGCGCTTTTTGTTTTGCCAAAAAAAGATGGAGCTCAAAGAGCTGGACGCCCATATCGGCAATTCACATTTGAAAGATGAAGTCATATTTTACTATAACAGATCCGGCGAGCTGGGCGATTTCAATCATAAAGTCCGCATGAAAGGGCATTTGGTAGGAAGTCGTGTTGATTCCAAAGACCTGGGACTTTTTTCAAGTTATGTTGATAACCTAAGTGAAACCTGGCGCATATCGGGCGATTTTAATGGCAAAGTCGATGATTTCATGGTTTCGGATATGGACCTGCATTTCGGAAGAGGGAGCCGTTTGGTTGGTAATGTGGGTTTTCAGGGATTGCCGAAGATTGAAGGTGTAAAAATGGACATTCAACTGTCGCTTTCGAAGGTGGAACCGATGGACATTATCCAGTATTATCCTGAATGGGATATGCATTCCACGCTTTCGAAATTTGGCCTCACATTACTGGATGGCACATTTAAGGGCACATTGGAAGATTTTGCTTTGAATGCCACGGCTTCTTCGGATATGGGTGAAGTGGCGGGCGATCTCGTTTTCCACATTGCCGACGCACAGTCAACCACCTATTCCGGAACGATCAAAACGGCCGCTTTCAAGCTGGGTAAGTTATTGGATGACGAAGAAACCTGGCAGGAGCTGGATTTTGATGGTAAGGTTTTCGGCAAAGGGACAGAGTTGAAATTCGCATCGACGGATATGAATGCAACCGTCGGACGGGTTGGGTTCCAGCATTACAATTATAAGAACATTCAGCTCAAAGGAAATATACAAAATCAGTATTTCAACGGCCTGGTAGTTGCGCGAGATAGCAATCTGATCGCCAACATTGAAGGAGAATTTGACCTTTCAAAGGCGCAGAATGCATTTGATGTGCAAGGAACCATTGAACGTGCGAACCTCAAAGAACTTGGTTTTACAAAGGAGGCCATCACATTACGCACGCAACTGAACGTTAATCTGTCCGGCAATACATTTGACGCGCTGACAGGCGATGCCAAGCTGCTTGACACCTATTTGCTGATGTCGGAAAAGGAACGAAATCTGGTGATGGACACGCTGGTTTTCTCATCGCGCCAGATCGCCGACAGAAGGATCCTGAAACTGGAAAGTGAATTCCTGACCGCAAAAATGGATGGAAATTTTCTTCCAACCGCTGCATACAAGGACATTAGCCGCATTTTAGCCGAATACAGACTTTACTTCTTCGAAAACGAAGCAAACCGGACCGAATACTATGCCAAAAAGCCGGTTAGCACGTCATTAAGCCGTTACCAGATCGACTATGCGGTGGAAACCAGGAATCTGTCGCGATTCCTCGCATTCCTGAGCCCTGACGTGCATATTTCAAGGGGAGCAAGGGCGGAGGGTGTCTTTAAAATGGATAACACGGCTTTTTTAACATTGAATGCACTTTCGGACACGGTTCGTTATGGAACCAATGAATTTGTGAAGGCGGAAGTCGATGTGACAACTTCAAAGTTTGTGAACTCAGCGGAAGTTTTGGCTTCCATGCTGGTAACATCCGAAAATCAGAAGATAAGCGCGCTGGTCCCCACCGAAAAACTGGAAATTGAAGGAACCTGGGATGTTGATCATATCGATTTTAATGGTGCTCTGAGTCAGGTAGCCAGCACGAATAATGCGAATCTGGCCGGTGAAATCCGTTTCCTGCCCGCTGGCTTGGACATTAATTTTAAAAATTCGAAGCTTAATCTTTTAGAGGAAACCTGGAATGTGCCTTCTGAAAGCTTCATTTCTATTGTAGGGCGTGATGTGACGATGTCCAATTTAGGCGTTGTGAGTGGCAAGCAGCGGATTTTTGTGAACGGCACGGCTTCGGAAGATCCGGAAAAAAGCATGGTGCTGGACATCAAAAATTTCAGGTTATCCAGTTTAAATGCATTGTTGACCACGCAGTTAGCAGGGATTATGGACGGCTCTGCGAAAGTGAAGGACATTTATAATGACGTTGTACTGGATGCCAATTTCAGCATTGAAAGCCTTGGTTATGGTCAGTATGAATTTGGAAATTTATCCGGGACAGGCGATTGGGACCAGAGCAGGAGCGAGCTGGAAATTGATGCGCAGCTGAACAAAGATGCACGGCGCGTGTTCAATCTCACCGGCGCCTATCGTCCCAAATTAAGCGCTAATACGCTGGATTTGAAGGCTATTTTCAACAATTTCGATTTCAAAGGTCTCGAACCGTTTGCTA of Dyadobacter chenhuakuii contains these proteins:
- a CDS encoding bifunctional UDP-3-O-[3-hydroxymyristoyl] N-acetylglucosamine deacetylase/3-hydroxyacyl-ACP dehydratase produces the protein MNEKQQTISKSVSVTGVGLHTGVVATMTFVPAPANHGYKFQRIDLPDQPIVDADVDNVVDLSRGTTIEQNGARIHTVEHTLAALVGLQIDNVLIQLDGPEPPIMDGSSIKFVDALLDAGIEEQNAYRNYFEVPEYVHYMNKETDTELVALPLSDYRLTVMVDYNSTVISSQHASLNDITLFKDDIAECRTFVFLHELEALYGQNLIKGGDLTNAIVIVDREVQDGELDHLSQLLSKPKVSVNKSKGILNNVDLHYPNEMARHKLLDLIGDLALVGRPIKAQILAARPGHAANVALAKKIKKLIKSGKGDIPQYDPNKAPVFDINQIGQLLAHRYPFQMIDKIIALDENSVVGVKNVTINEQFFLGHFPGNPVMPGVLQLEAMAQTGGILVLTSVPDPDNYWPYLIGIDACRFRRNVFPGDTVIFKCEFTSPMKRGIVKMSGRGYVAGQLVCEADMIASLVKKK
- the lpxA gene encoding acyl-ACP--UDP-N-acetylglucosamine O-acyltransferase, with protein sequence MTQSLAYIHPDAKIAQNVEIEPFAMIHSDVEIGEGSWIGSHAVINSGARIGKNCRIFPGAVIASTPQDLKYNNEYTFTIIGDNTTIREYATISRGTEEHWKTVVGSDCLIMAYAHVAHDCRVGNSCIIGNNVQMAGHVHVGDWAIVSALSAVHQFVKIGSHAFVSGATLVRKDVPPFTKAAREPISYAGINSVGLRRRGYSNEKINEIQNIYRYIYMRGLNNAEALQKIELELPPSNERDVVINFIRNSERGIMKSPFQTNGTTEAEAQP
- a CDS encoding MOSC domain-containing protein, which encodes MRLSEIWIYPVKSLGGIRLTEANVEERGLQYDRRWLIIDENNVFITQRVFGQMALIDVALESSGLKIFLRNNPKNNVILPYEPGSGKKVSVTIWDDIVNAVTVSDEADAWLSAQLDKRVRLVMMPESTERKADPKYASNGENVSFADGFPFLVISQASLDELNSRLEEPISMVRFRPNFVIAETMPFEEDQWKRIRVGELDFEIVKPCGRCVLITVDPATGEKGAEPLKTLASYRRVNNKVLFGQNMVASNFGLVKEGDALEVVE
- the tsaD gene encoding tRNA (adenosine(37)-N6)-threonylcarbamoyltransferase complex transferase subunit TsaD, which encodes MNILAIESSCDETSAAVITNGKICSNVVATQLIHTQYGGVVPELASRAHQQHILPVVDNALNDAKVAKKDLDAIAFTKGPGLLGALLVGTSFAKSMALGLNIPLIEINHMQAHVLAHFIDDPKPAFPFLCLTVSGGHTQIVKVTGPLEMEIIGETKDDAVGEAFDKTAKLLDLPYPGGPLIDKYAALGNPNAYPFPLPEMPGLDFSFSGIKTSFMYFLQKRVRENPGFIGENINDICASIQFTLVDILLKKLKKASRETGIKEIAIAGGVSANSGLRKSLLELGEKLGWKVYIPAFEYCTDNAAMIAMAAHYKFEARDFTDQTVSPLARMEF
- a CDS encoding translocation/assembly module TamB domain-containing protein; the protein is MLKFLKAFGNGLIVVIIFALLALGIVTIALQLPSVQTWAVQRVTSNISEKLGYPITIEKVNIKWFDVVSLEGISVKDTSQKDMIDVGRIDVNLDLNNIIENASKEIYLDEVNVYQPNVHLAIIPSSGSLNIDGFIERINELTAPAVPRPKNAPENNTPFIIGKSKVIDGTFRYDDPRQPRDKGARTFDYSHFELNKLNGDLRNFLVQGDTISFLARNLETVDKQTGLRMHDLETRFLFCQKKMELKELDAHIGNSHLKDEVIFYYNRSGELGDFNHKVRMKGHLVGSRVDSKDLGLFSSYVDNLSETWRISGDFNGKVDDFMVSDMDLHFGRGSRLVGNVGFQGLPKIEGVKMDIQLSLSKVEPMDIIQYYPEWDMHSTLSKFGLTLLDGTFKGTLEDFALNATASSDMGEVAGDLVFHIADAQSTTYSGTIKTAAFKLGKLLDDEETWQELDFDGKVFGKGTELKFASTDMNATVGRVGFQHYNYKNIQLKGNIQNQYFNGLVVARDSNLIANIEGEFDLSKAQNAFDVQGTIERANLKELGFTKEAITLRTQLNVNLSGNTFDALTGDAKLLDTYLLMSEKERNLVMDTLVFSSRQIADRRILKLESEFLTAKMDGNFLPTAAYKDISRILAEYRLYFFENEANRTEYYAKKPVSTSLSRYQIDYAVETRNLSRFLAFLSPDVHISRGARAEGVFKMDNTAFLTLNALSDTVRYGTNEFVKAEVDVTTSKFVNSAEVLASMLVTSENQKISALVPTEKLEIEGTWDVDHIDFNGALSQVASTNNANLAGEIRFLPAGLDINFKNSKLNLLEETWNVPSESFISIVGRDVTMSNLGVVSGKQRIFVNGTASEDPEKSMVLDIKNFRLSSLNALLTTQLAGIMDGSAKVKDIYNDVVLDANFSIESLGYGQYEFGNLSGTGDWDQSRSELEIDAQLNKDARRVFNLTGAYRPKLSANTLDLKAIFNNFDFKGLEPFATGLVSDISGTAKGVVTIKGVVNAPILSGSLMVDKGRMKFDYLQSTFTFSDKINFTESEITSDNMLITDTDGNTANLRGGVFHDGFKYFSLGFNADLHNFKILNTTAKDNSIFYGTAYVTGPVAVFGPIDNLNIEANVTSNKGTKIHIPLDGATEVATQDYIQFVSKMPPADSTAKSGDSTARSQVAGGIKMDFNFNLTPDATCEIIFDRQTGDIIRGNGSGRLNLNIDTKGDFTMAGTYEIERGEYNFTLQNVINKKFSIKPGSRIVWSGDPYGAQLDVKAGYTQMVSLAGVLPNTSTTETGNDALSRRYPVEVTIALSEQLMSPQIRYDLKVLDNPSLSTYRGQLEAFQNKLKSDEQELSRQVSSLLLVNQLLPEASLAAVGSQNFLGSSISELVSNQISRWASGINENLEVGVSGLSLDQNALNNLQLRFSYRFLNDRFRVTRDGRFTSGTQSANGASQYDAASLLGEWTLEYWLNPSGSVRVKAYNRNVLNSLVLNSVTTGGVSMQFTHSFNRISLMPKPSVKIPYVPADTSRQDTTVNKMISKKDPTR